The DNA segment CGACGCAGCTCCCGGGGGGCGTCGAGCACATAGACGGTGAGCTCGTACCCCGCAGCGTCCACCCGCTTGTACAGCCGCTCGCGGTCGCGCCGGCGGATCAGGCCGATCTCCAGCACGACGTTCGTGCCCACGTCGATCGAGCTCCTCGTCAGGCTCCAGATCTGCTCGATGCAGCGCGCGGTGCGCTCGTGATACCATTCGATGATCCCCGTGTCGGGCCGGTCGGGGCGGAACAGCCGCGCCATCCATTCATCCAGGTTCAACCGGAGGGCGGCGTGGTCGCGGTAGAGCCGCTGTGCGAACGTCGATTTCCCTGCGCCCACGGGGCCGATGATCAGGTGGATTCGCGCCATTGGCGGACGCTATCCTGCGGTGCCATCGGTGAGCAAGCGGCGCGCATGTTTGCGCGAGACAGCGCCTGTCGCGATGCCAAGATCCTCATGAGGGGACGACGTCCCGCCTGGAGCAGCGCCTGGCGAGCCACAGGAGGACCATGACGGCCACCGCGGCGGCGCCCATTCCGGCCCACGCCGACGGGGGCGCGTCGCGCAG comes from the Sorangium aterium genome and includes:
- a CDS encoding AAA family ATPase, with the protein product MARIHLIIGPVGAGKSTFAQRLYRDHAALRLNLDEWMARLFRPDRPDTGIIEWYHERTARCIEQIWSLTRSSIDVGTNVVLEIGLIRRRDRERLYKRVDAAGYELTVYVLDAPRELRRERVEQRNHEKGETFSMVVPPDMFELASDMWEPPEEPERSGRDMRFIDTTGG